The sequence AGCCGGGCCTCACATCGTAGGTGGACATGGGAGCCCATCAGCTTGCAACACAAAGACCAAAAAGGATGGGAGGCTAGATTCCCAAACCTTGTCACACATCCTCTTTCTTGCTTAAGAAGCTGCCGCATCTGCTACTTTGTTTGCACCATGGTGCACCCAGTTCCAAGAACACAAATTGAAACCACTGCAAACTCTTTGAATTGCAATTAGAATGGGGAAGATAGTCCATCTACTCTTCTGAATATGGCCTTTGACAAACTGGACCAACTCCTTTGAATCAGATTCAAAAACCACATGTGATATCCCTATTTGAGCAGCCAAATGTACTCCACTCAAAGCCGCGTGAGCCTCCGCCTCAATAGCCAACCCTGCCAGTCTGGTATTACAGCTGCTGCCCAAACACATAGCATTCGAGTTCCAAACCACCACACCCAACCCCGTTAGCTTCGAACCTCCCTCCCATGAAGCATCAACATTTACTTTACAATATGCATGGGGAGGGGCAGACCATCTTGCCTCTATCGCCCCATTCTCATCACCATTATCATTCATATTCATCACAGACTCAGTTTGCACTTGCATAAACTAGCTAATCATAGACTGGGCAGCACACAAAGTCTTCCCCAGGCACACTTGAACACCCTTAAAGACAGCAGCACATTGACCTTTCCAAATACTCCAACAAGTATGGACAATTTGGCCCACGAACCAAGATCAATAGTGAGTAGAATTTTGCAGGAGATGCAATGTCCTCTTTAGCCACTCACCAATTGTTGTAATACTTCTTCTATCTATTTTATAACATAAAGGGCCTCCAAACCAAGCTCTTTGAACCCAATTGCATAATAGTAAAAGAAGCTCTTCATATTTAGGAAACTCTCCACATAAAGGGCAAAGAGGCGAGGGACCAAGGTGACCTACACAAAGCCTAACAAGTCGATAAGCAACCCTTACAAATTctccataaaaaaaatttagttttgGCACCATCTTCAAATTCCATATTGACTTCCACATATCTTATATATTGCCCCAAGAACTAGAAGGACTACTGGTTTTAGAACTAAGAGAAGCATAGATGAGTAAATTATATCCAGATTTTACAGTAAATCTTCCATCATGATTGAAAGGCTACACAATTCTGTCAGCTTCACTCCCATCACCTAAAGGCCGAGCTTTAATCAAACAAGCATCCCTTGTTAGAATAAAGAGACTATTATCTTGTATTTTAACTCTTAGATGAGAAAATGTGATctgaagaaaaatgagagagagagcttggggaagaagaagagctagCAGAATACTAGCCCAGCTCCCACGCAAAACATACGTATATTGCATCTGACAAAACCGTTAGGAATTAGAACATTCCTATTACATCATTTACATCTCAGCCATTCATTTACTACCCTATGAGATAGAGACACATGGCATGCACAGTTACATCCTAACTGCACAGTTGGACTGTTATCCAACGGCTACATTTTTCAAACTGAAATAATAAACTATCTCAGCAGCAGCACTTATAAaccaacactcccttctaagtGTTGTGCTGAGATAACACCTAAAGCCTTCCTTAGATACTCATACCGATCCCTTGCAAGAGGCTTGGTGAATATATCAGCAACTTGTTCTTCAGTTTTGCAATAAAGCAAATCGATCTCACCATTCTGAAGAGCATCtcgaatgaaatgaaacctGCGATTGATGTGTCTAGTTTTGTGGTGATGAATTGGATTCTTTGATATAGCAATAGCCGAAGTGTTGTCACACAACAACTGAGTTGGTTCTACCtgttcttcaccaaaatcagATAGCACAAATCTGAGCCAAACAGCTTGAGTGGTTGCCTCTGCTGCGCTCAtgtattctgcctctgcagtgGAAAGAGCCACACTGCTCTGCTTAATTGAGGCCCAAGAAAACACTCCTGACCCCAAATTAAATGCATAGCCTGATGTGCTTCGCATATCATCCTCACTACCACTCCAATCACTGTCACAGTAGCCAATTAACACAgctccttttcctttctcataagCAATGCCATAGCTTATAGTACCTTGTATATATCTTAGCACCCGTTTTCGCTGTTCCCATGTGCTTCTTGGTAGGATTGTGCATGAATCTGGCCAAAAGACTAGATGCAAACATAATGTCTGGTCTTGTTGCAGTTAGGTAGAGCAAGCTTCCTACCATTTGTCTATACAAAGTCTCATCAGCTAAATCACTTCCATCCACTTTGGACAGCTTTTCATTCACTGCCAATGGTGTTGCAACCGATTTGCAGTCCTTGAGTCCAAACTTGTCTAGCAAAGTCTttgcatatttcttctgaTGCAAGAAAATGCAAGAGTCAGTTTGTAAAACCCCAAGGCCGAGAAAATGATGAAGCAAACCAAGGTCTGTCATCTCATATTGTCTCATCATCTCATTCTTAAATTCAAGCATCATCTCCTTTGAGCTCCCTGTATAGataatgtcatctacatagagTGACACAATAAGAATACCACTTGGAGACCTCTTAGTGTATAAAGTAGCTTCACTCAAACTCCTTTGAAAACCAACTTTAGTAAAATAGGAATTTATCTCTtcataccaagctcttggagcttgtttcaagCCATACAAAGCCTTCTTAAGCCTATACACCTTATCTTCACTTCCTTGAATCACAAAACCAAGTGGTTGATCCACATACACCTCTTCACTTAATACTCCATTGAGAAAAGCAGATTTCACATCTAATTGGAAAAGCTTCCAATTTTTCTGTGCAGCCAATGCTACCAAAGCTCTCATAGTGTCAAGCCGAGCCACTGGTGCAAAGGTCTCATTGAAGTCTATTCCAGGCTTTTGGGAATATCCCTTTGCAACCAGCCGAGCCTTATTCTTCTGCACAGATCCATCTAGATTTAGTTTAGTCTTATAGATCCATTTGACTCCAATGATTGGTTTATCAAATGGTCTAGCTACAAGCTCCCATGTATTGTTCTTTTCAATCATGGTGATTTCATCTTCCATTGCTTTCTTCCAAGAGTCATCCTTTGCTgcctcttcaaaactttctGGTTCTATAATGCACATAttgcatttttcataaatttctgCAATGCTCTTGTATTTGAGAGGAGTATGATCAACATCCTGCGGACCTGTGACCCTTTCTTGATCACTGTTTTCAGTGTTTAAACTAGGCACCTCATTCACTTCcaattgttcttcaaattcaCAAGAACTCCCTTCTTCTCCTTGTGCTTCTTCTCGGATTCCAGTGAGCTGAATGTTCACACTAGTTTCCTTCTTTGCATTCCAATCCCAACACACATTTTCACTAAATATTACATCTCTTGAAACAATCACCTTCTCAGTTTCAATGTTGTACAGCCTGTAACCTTTCTCACAGCTGCCATACCCCAAGAAGATACACCTCTTGCTTGCAAGATCTAATTTCtgtctttgttgttttggtaCATGAGCATAACACAGTGAGCCAAATACCTTTAGATGCTTAACCCCTGGTTTCCTTCCACTATAGGCTTCGAATGGTGTCTTTTTGCTCAAAGCTTTAGTTGGACACCTATTCAAAATATACACAGATATGTTGACTGCCTCAGCCCAAaaatcaaatggaattttCTTCTCCAACATCAAACACTTAGCCATTTCTACTATAGTCCTATTTTTCCTCTCTGCCACACCATTTTGCTATGGTGTGTATGGGGTTGTAAGTTGCCTTTCAATTCCTACATCTTCACAGAAACTGTCAAACTCCAATGAAGTGTATTCTCCCCCTCTATCACTTCTCATCTTTTTCAGTTTATAACCACTTTGCAATTCCACAGTGGCCTTGAATTTCTTAAACACAGTTAGAGCTTCAGACTTGTGTCTTAAGAAATAAACCCAACACATCCTTGTGCAATCGTCTATGAAAGTGAGAAAGAACCGATTTCCAGCTTTGGTAACTGTCTGCATAGGACCACAGATGTCACTGTGAATGAGTTCTAGTGGAGTTTGTGCTCTAGTGGTAGCCTCTCTTGGAAATGCTTCTCTACACTGCTTGCCTAAAACACATCCCTCACACACCTCTTTAATCCCTTTAATTTCTGGTAGTCCTACTACCATATCTTGTTCTTTCAACAATTTCAGACTACTCATATTGAGATGTCCAAATCTTCTATGCCAAAGTTCAGTGGAATGATCTACACTTGCTATATAAGCTAAGTGCATCTCAGCCTGCAGTTTCAAGGGAAAGCTTCTATTACCTCTCATTTGTACCTTTGCAACCAGATTTGAATGAGAGCTGTCATTGTAGATTTCCACCTTGTGATCTCCAAATACCAAATAGTAGCCATGCTCTATCATCTGACCCACACTGAGTAAGTTCTCTTTCAGTCCAGGTACCAGCATTATTTCTTTGATATATCTCTTGCCTACTTTGTTTTCAACCACAAGAGTGCCTTTTCCAGTTACATCTACAAGCTGTCCAGTTCCCATTTCAACCTTTGCAGTCACATTTCTGTTAATATCCACCAGCAAGTCCTCTTTTCCTGTCATGTGATTGCTACACCCACTGTCCAAATACCAGATTTCTTCATCTCTTGTTATACCAGCACCAACTGCATTACCAGCATAGAACATAGTTGGTGCAGCTTCCACTTGAGTAGCATAGTTAACCTGCTGTGGTGATTTCTTGCTATAGCAATCCTTTGCAATGTGGCCAAACTTATCACAGTTATAACATTTTGGTTTGCCCTTGAATCGACACTCACCAAAGTGTAACTTACCACAGTGCTTGCAGGGAGTTTTAGTGCCATCACTTGTCTTGTTATCCCATTTCTTGCCTTTGGACTTCCAATTTTTATGCTGCTTATTGTTCTGATCTCCATTTTTAACCTGTTTAGCATCTACACTAAGGCTAGCAAATGCcttctctgttttgttttcagaaTGTCTATCTAATCTCAACTCAAAACTCTTT comes from Prunus dulcis chromosome 6, ALMONDv2, whole genome shotgun sequence and encodes:
- the LOC117633230 gene encoding uncharacterized protein LOC117633230 codes for the protein MNDNGDENGAIEARWSAPPHAYCKVNVDASWEGGSKLTGLGVVVWNSNAMCLGSSCNTRLAGLAIEAEAHAALSGVHLAAQIGISHVVFESDSKELVQFVKGHIQKSRWTIFPILIAIQRVCSGFNLCSWNWVHHGANKVADAAAS